ACTGGTAAGATTAGCCTGTTGCAATGCCTTCCTGGCAGTAACTCTTTCCCACCAACATTTCCAAGCTAGTTTTACATGAAAATTGTATGGATGTGGGAGAAGGAAAGACACTATTCATTCCATAAAGGGCTGCAATTACGATGCAAATCAGAGTCCTTCAGCTTGGCAGAGTGAGGGCCGGTGACAGCCTTTCCTCTCAAGAAGTCTGGTCTTTTAATGATGCTAAGAACTTGGCTAACTGGAAAATGAAAGTTCTTTACAGAGCATGGAACAGCAGCCTAAATGCCCGAGGTGTTCTGTCTCTTGGGCGCGCTAGCATGGAACCTCTTTATGGGGTCCAAGGAAGGGGTGGGCAAAGCTTAAGGAACTTTTTGTCTCTGGGGCAGGGGAAGCAATTTTCCCTTTTAAGAacctgggttgccatgagctcttcAATGTCTAAAATCCTCTCTCCTGATGGCAAGGAAAAATTAGCTGCCATTTACTATCCTTCTCCCGCAACCTGCAAAAGCCCCAGCCCCTACAGCCAAGCCTAATTTAGGCAGCTGCTCTTCCTGTATCTCAATTAAAAGAATGTGTTCCTTGTGACAGAATTATGAAAATATACTTTGGAGGAAAAGAGAACCAAAATTCAAAAGCATCGGCAACTCAGGCAGTCACAAGcttaagaaatgaagaagaaaaaaatcctaccaTTCCGGAGCTCAAGACTTATGGCAGTGTCTACAATAGAACCCTATTTTGTCTTCTATCTGCAACTTGATGAATTTGATCACTCCATTAAGggaattatttttgtcttcaacCCAAGTGTGGCAGGCCAGGTTAAAAGGCCCTCCTCATCTGGTTATGATGCCAAAGTCCACAGCAGTAGGCAGCAAGACACATGTTACTTGAACCTAAGGACAGCTAGCTGGGACTAACAGATTGTATCATCTGATGTAATTGTGGCAGCTATGCCAAGGCCAAAGGAAGTGGGGGTAGGAAGGATCTGTATCATAATTTCACATTGATAACAGGAAACAAGCTCCCTGTCCCCAAGTGGGAGGGAGTGCAGACCTGGCTGCTCATCAGTGGTTCATCACACACTGGGTGGAGAAGTGGCAGGGGTGCTAAGGGTTCAGTGTATGTCAAGGAtgcatgctatatatatataatcgcTAACTCAGCAACTGGAATAGGCACAAAATTACAGCATCCCAAACCCTGCATGGGTCACaagaaaaaaccctgaaagcaaaAACTGGATCACAGCAATAGCAGCAGTCTCCCAGGGCAGATGTACTTGAACTAAATGTGGCCACAGATGAGGGACAAGGAAAAGTGGGAAAACAAAGGCGAAAACTCATAGCTTTCCTTGGCCAAAAGGATTTTCAAGTTAAggagcaacccccaccccccacccctctccctacCCCTGTACCCATTCACATGCTCAGTCCCCATGCCTCCCACTCCAGAATTGATGATGACTACTCAGCTAGGTTTCCATCCATGGCAGTGGAGGAGTAGATGGTGGGGAGAGAGGCACCTTCCTCTGCTCTCTCCTTTGAGAGGTCAAGGGTGGAAGCGCCACAGTGAATGGACTGAGGCTCTGGGGGCTCAGGCCGGACCCTGGGCAGCTGAGGGATGCCATGGGTAATGCCCACAGGCTTGGCCtggggcagagggctggggctGAAGCCTCCAGAACTGAAGGAGCAACTGGGCTCATCAACAGGCAGCAGCATATCTCGAGGCCTGGCCCTCGCACTCTGGGAGACCTTTGGCTGGAGGTTATAACAAGGGCCCATAGGCAGGGGTAGGTGTGAAGGTCGAGCTAGCTGAGCCTTAGATTCCCCAGGTGCCTTTGGCTCTGGCCCTGATACTGACAACAACATTGACATGGCAACAGGAGATACACAACAGGCTGTCTTCCCATGCTGAGACTGGCTGGAAGGCCCATCCAACTGGCTAGGACTTATCCAGGCAGGACCTAGCCTCACTGGGAGAGGACAAGGAGCCCAGGCAGGCCAGTCATAGGTCCCTGGAGGTTCAGTGTAGAGGGACAGGGGACTATCTCGGCcccattcttcctcttcctcttcatctgAATCTTCTTGCTGAGCATGAAGCTCATCAGACTCCATGTAGCCCTGGGCCAGGTGAGAATTGGAGAGCTCTAGCTCCAGGGTCTCTGCAGTGTCGAGGGAGCGGCTCCTCCTGTTGAGGGCCATGGCAGCAGGTGGAGGTCGAGGGTGCATGCCAGGCAGTCCCAAGTATCGAGGAAGACTGCTCACACCCCAAGGTAGGCCTTGGTAGAATCTGCTGCAGTAGTTGTTGAAGGCATGTTTCTGGTAGTACCCCAGTTCATAAGCTTCCAAGGAGGCTGCAAGGTCTTCATCGTTGTGGAACTCAAGATTTTCTTCACATTTCCCTTCCCCATCCCGTTCAACATCAGCTATGTCAAAGGTCACCATGGGAGGCAGCTCAGGGAGGTTTTGAGTGAATGATGAGTCAGAGTCAGAGCTGCAGGACATGCTAGAAAAGAGGTTTCCATTGCTGGTGAACTCCACAAGAGCCTGAGAGAAACTCACAGTGGCATTCCCTTCCTTCTcaacttcctcttcctctggctcTTCAGGGGGTGAATAAGTAGGGTAGGCCCTCCTGGGAGAACCTCCAAAATTTGCTTCCTGCATGTCTGGTTCAAACATAGCATCACTCTGGAAGAGCTGCATCAGGCAGGCACTTTGATCTTTCTTGGAGCAGGTTCCCTCAAAACGCTTTTCCAAAGGTCTGAAGTCCCTCCAATCTGGCTGGCTGCTTTCAGTGGCAGGGAAAGCTGAGGTGGTTCCTTTGTGGGAAGTCTGTGAAGCACCTGATGCCCCTTCCACCAGGCCCATCACTGAAGGGCCTAAAGGCCTCTTCTGATACTCCATGATTGGCTTCTCCTGCCGGGCCTGGACCTCTCGGACTTGAGCCTCTCGAGCACGGACTTCCCGGACACAGGCCTCCCTGGCATAGGCCTCTTGAGCATGGGCCTCCCTAGTGTGAGTTTCTTGGGTGTAGGCCTCCCTGGCATGAGCCTCTCGAGCATGTGCCTCCTGGGCCTCAAGCTGCTCCCGCCGAAGCTCCCAATATAGTAACTGTTTTTGGATGGTCACTAACCGTTCTTCCTCTGTCTCCATTGCCCCAGGTGGCCTAGAGGAAGAAAAGGGATCAAAGTTCAAGAAGGGGTCAAACATCTCAGAGCTGTGACCATGGAGGTCATAAAGGCAGTCATCCCCAGGTGGGGAGTTCTCCAGACTATCATCTGGTTCATAGAACTCATAGAGGGCATCACCACTGTAGCTGTCTCGGGGTAAGCAATCCCTGTGGACAAGCCCCAGGGCCTCTCCTGAATCATCCTCAAGTCCAGGCGTGGTGGAGTCATAATAACCTTCATCACTGTTGGGGGCAGACTCTTGCTGATCACTCTGAGGAGTCAAAAGGTCCCCAGGGGCTAGGCCAGGATAAGACCTAACTGGGTCAAGAAGCATGTAGCCATGGTGGCCTGGGGATGTAGTGGAATGGTAGCCTGGATTTAGATTGGGCCTTGGGTACACCTGGGCACTTGCCCGCATATATTCTAAGTCATCATCTTCTTCCTCCTtgacttcctcttcttcctcctctaattccacctcctcttcctcttcatcatcatcatcgggCAAAGCCATTTCCTCACCCCCTCCTTGGTAGGTCACCAGGCAAGAACTTCGCTTGGTCCCATCTCGGTTGGCCCTCTGGCCTCCGGAGGCCATGCTGTCTGTCATACTGTCCATGTCCTGTTCTGCTATAATGTCACCACAACCTGTCAGTGAGTCAAAACTTTTCAAAGATGTGACATCCCCAAAGAGGAGGCTCAGCTGGTCCCCCACAGGGCCACCAGGTGGATTTACCTCTTCTGCCACCACCTTCTCCCctgtttctgggctgtggggctcctCTGGGCTACTGGCTTCAAGGGCAGGTTTGGGCTGCAGGAGTGCGGAGGCACAGGCTTTCGTGTTTTTTTCGGGATCTTTACATGCTGTCTTCTCAGTGGCTGTTGGAGAAGGTTCTGATAATGAAGAAACTTTGGGTCCAGGGGGATCTTGGGACTTGGTATTTTCCTCTCTTGGGGCTTGGAGGGTTTGTTCAGTGTGGGGCAGAAGGGCTGAGCTCACATGCTCGTAAAGCCGGGCTCTGGCCCCTTCAGGCTCCTTGGCCCCTGGATCACTTTGCTCAGCCCCAGAGACCTTGCTCTTCCGGTGACGGCGGATACTGCTGAAAAAACCTTTCAGGCCTTTTTTTGGCTTGGTCACAAAGGGAACCTTCTCAGTGGTTCCAGCCACAGATATCTTGCATCTGGAGCCTATCTCCAAAGACCCATGGGCACTCTGGGAACTGAGAAGCTGGCAGGATGACTCAGGCAAAGGTAAGGAGAGGCCAGTTCCTTCGCTGACAATATCTTCAAGGCCATGATCTGCTTCACTCAGGCCATCGTGGGTCTTGCTCTTGCTAAGGCCCTTCTTAGAGTTGCCTTTCCCAGAACATTTGCTTCGTCCCCCTCCAAAGAAACTAGGCAGGGTACAGATGCCCTTCTTGCCACCAAAGAGTTTCATGGCAGTTTTTTTCAGCCTACCTGGGCCAGATGAGGGTGGTTCTGATGCTGGCCCTTCTATCATCTCAGCTGCCTTGTTCTTGGCTCCATTCTCTGCCCCTTGGTCCTGGGTATCCACAGAGACTGCTGCTCCCTTGGCCTGAGGAGATTCATCCTTGCGGGTTTCCATGATAGTGGGGACAACTCAGGTATGTTCAGCTGAAAAATGCAGCCTTCTGGCTTCTGAGCACTTTTATAACATCATCAGAAAGGAAGCATCACAGTTGGGTCTGAAGatgagagagacaaagacagaaagacagtaCTGGTGAGCAAGCACCCAGGCTGGGTTTGTTTTCACAGGTGTCTGTGGTTTCAGGCTTGAGTGgaaccagaaagaaagagaaaatgtaggGAAAACCTTAACCCACTCTATAATGCTTAGTTTGCTGGTCCAGCCTCCTCTGGGGCCCAATGCAGCAAAATCCTACACTGAGCAACAGGCAGCCATCCCTTCTACCCTACTTGGCAAGCCCACTCACTTCAGGCCAACCTAAGCTCAGGGGAGCAGTGGGCAGGggaactgcagatgtgataaagACCTACAGTGCTACTGGTCATGGGAAAGAGTATCAAAGGGTATGGGGTAGAGAGGCAGGAAAGACAGAAGGTAAGTCAGGTCTAAAAATACAGAGTTTTtgaaaagcatttggcaaaacaACCCATTGAATTCCTCACTGGATTCTGCAAGGTCCCAGCCTCAATTTTGCATTAGCCACTGACATTTTGCCTGGGGCTTTGTAGAAAAGTAGACCTGAATTTCACCTCCTTCCCTCAGGCTCTCTAAATTGCTTGTAAGACCATGCCTGGACCTTCAGAAGCACCGAGTAGGAACCCTGCAGACCCACATTCCAGAGCTGCAATCCAGGATCAGCTAAGATGGTATGGTGGCCTCTGGGGAAGGCACTCACTGGGATTCAGTATCCCCAGTCTAAGAGGCCTAGAATTACCTCCCCCTCATGTGGTTATATGAGGGATAGGTCTAGGTTAGACTGTCCTGCTGGGAACAGATTTTAATATGACCCTCAGCAAGTGAAACCTCCAAGTTCCACTTTAGAACCATGAGGCAGACTGCTTCTTCGCAGCTCCTTTCAAcagctatttaaataaataaacctggaGGAAGGCACATCCTTCTGGTCTAGGCACCCAATACTCTCAGTATCAAAATGTCACAGAGACGGAATAAAAAGAAAGGCTAGCCACCACCCACCCCAACATATCCTTCTGCACCCCATAGTCTGGTGTATTCATTCCAGTGACTATAGCTGATTGACAGTGGATCAGTGACCAGCCTACTAAAACCCAATGACTCCTCCCTGGAAAGTCCCTCATCACTGTTCCTTCTCTGTTGGGTAGCCACCAGCATATGAGGAGTTTGGACAGGGAAGGGAAGCAGAACAGCTACCTGGaaccagaaagagagaagaggcaaGCAACACTGTTGTCCTAGGAGTAGCTGGCCTGTACATCAGTCCTGTAATTAGTTGCTATGGTAATAACACTCACACATTCAGCTGCAGTGAGAGACTATGGACCAGCACTGGGGGTGAAGAGAGCCTGGCAGCTAT
Above is a genomic segment from Sus scrofa isolate TJ Tabasco breed Duroc chromosome X, Sscrofa11.1, whole genome shotgun sequence containing:
- the AMER1 gene encoding APC membrane recruitment protein 1, giving the protein METRKDESPQAKGAAVSVDTQDQGAENGAKNKAAEMIEGPASEPPSSGPGRLKKTAMKLFGGKKGICTLPSFFGGGRSKCSGKGNSKKGLSKSKTHDGLSEADHGLEDIVSEGTGLSLPLPESSCQLLSSQSAHGSLEIGSRCKISVAGTTEKVPFVTKPKKGLKGFFSSIRRHRKSKVSGAEQSDPGAKEPEGARARLYEHVSSALLPHTEQTLQAPREENTKSQDPPGPKVSSLSEPSPTATEKTACKDPEKNTKACASALLQPKPALEASSPEEPHSPETGEKVVAEEVNPPGGPVGDQLSLLFGDVTSLKSFDSLTGCGDIIAEQDMDSMTDSMASGGQRANRDGTKRSSCLVTYQGGGEEMALPDDDDEEEEEVELEEEEEEVKEEEDDDLEYMRASAQVYPRPNLNPGYHSTTSPGHHGYMLLDPVRSYPGLAPGDLLTPQSDQQESAPNSDEGYYDSTTPGLEDDSGEALGLVHRDCLPRDSYSGDALYEFYEPDDSLENSPPGDDCLYDLHGHSSEMFDPFLNFDPFSSSRPPGAMETEEERLVTIQKQLLYWELRREQLEAQEAHAREAHAREAYTQETHTREAHAQEAYAREACVREVRAREAQVREVQARQEKPIMEYQKRPLGPSVMGLVEGASGASQTSHKGTTSAFPATESSQPDWRDFRPLEKRFEGTCSKKDQSACLMQLFQSDAMFEPDMQEANFGGSPRRAYPTYSPPEEPEEEEVEKEGNATVSFSQALVEFTSNGNLFSSMSCSSDSDSSFTQNLPELPPMVTFDIADVERDGEGKCEENLEFHNDEDLAASLEAYELGYYQKHAFNNYCSRFYQGLPWGVSSLPRYLGLPGMHPRPPPAAMALNRRSRSLDTAETLELELSNSHLAQGYMESDELHAQQEDSDEEEEEEWGRDSPLSLYTEPPGTYDWPAWAPCPLPVRLGPAWISPSQLDGPSSQSQHGKTACCVSPVAMSMLLSVSGPEPKAPGESKAQLARPSHLPLPMGPCYNLQPKVSQSARARPRDMLLPVDEPSCSFSSGGFSPSPLPQAKPVGITHGIPQLPRVRPEPPEPQSIHCGASTLDLSKERAEEGASLPTIYSSTAMDGNLAE